One region of Sulfurisphaera ohwakuensis genomic DNA includes:
- the hisF gene encoding imidazole glycerol phosphate synthase subunit HisF has translation MTAKRIIACLDVKNGRVVKGVNFLNLKDKGDPVELASRYEEEGADEIVFLDITATIEGRKALLEVVKNTASVLSIPLTVGGGIRTIEDVSRILGNGADKVSINTAAVENKKIITEASEQFGAQAVVVAIDVKRVNNSFIVFTRSGTYNTGIDAIQWAKEVEKLGAGEILLTSIDKDGTREGYDIELTKEVNNSVNIPVIASGGAGKMEHFYEVLKVADAALAAGVFHDGVIKIPELKRFLLEKGIEVRV, from the coding sequence ATGACAGCTAAAAGAATAATTGCTTGTTTAGATGTAAAAAACGGTAGAGTAGTCAAGGGTGTAAATTTCCTTAACTTAAAAGATAAGGGAGACCCCGTAGAATTAGCATCTAGATACGAAGAAGAAGGAGCGGACGAAATAGTATTTTTGGATATTACAGCTACTATAGAAGGAAGAAAAGCATTACTAGAAGTAGTAAAAAATACGGCTAGCGTATTATCTATACCACTGACGGTAGGAGGGGGAATAAGAACAATAGAAGATGTTTCAAGAATTCTAGGTAATGGTGCTGATAAAGTAAGTATAAATACAGCAGCAGTTGAAAACAAAAAGATAATAACTGAGGCCTCTGAGCAATTTGGTGCTCAAGCAGTTGTTGTAGCAATTGATGTGAAAAGGGTTAATAATTCGTTCATAGTTTTTACTAGATCTGGTACCTATAATACCGGTATAGACGCAATTCAATGGGCAAAAGAAGTAGAAAAATTGGGTGCTGGGGAAATTTTGCTTACAAGTATTGATAAAGATGGTACAAGAGAAGGATATGATATTGAGCTTACAAAAGAGGTAAATAATTCTGTAAATATTCCAGTTATTGCTAGTGGTGGTGCAGGGAAAATGGAACATTTTTATGAGGTCTTAAAAGTTGCGGATGCAGCGTTGGCTGCAGGTGTTTTTCATGATGGCGTTATTAAGATCCCTGAACTTAAAAGGTTTTTGTTAGAGAAGGGTATAGAGGTGAGAGTATGA
- the hisD gene encoding histidinol dehydrogenase: MILKELPKQRPNDFTKVLQDVEKIISYVKQKGDEALIELEEKFDKVKLTSIKFPEVDKLASQISQDLKMAIDVIFTQIYEFNNSIKPPNIIGGSANGIDYGVMWKSIERVGIYVPGGEKAYPSTLLMAGVPALVAGVKEIYVSSPPTKINSAIAYISLKLGVKEIYTIGGAQAIAAMAYGTQTVKKVDKIVGPGNIYVQAAKYLVSGDVGIDGIEGPTELVIIADETANPSNIILDLKAQAEHGKSTFLVLLSNSDKIINFVSKELEVDSNIYYVIKVNSIDEAIDIANEIAPEHLSLQISNAREYLPRVKNAGAVTLGNTPPAIIDYSAGPNHILPTNGWAKIRGGISVYDYLKMIMYASTSNPEKKLVEASKILAKYEGFVFHADSIGVRYE; this comes from the coding sequence ATGATATTAAAGGAGTTACCTAAGCAAAGACCTAATGATTTTACCAAAGTACTTCAAGATGTAGAGAAGATTATTAGTTATGTTAAGCAAAAAGGTGACGAGGCTTTAATAGAACTCGAAGAAAAATTCGATAAAGTAAAACTTACATCCATAAAGTTTCCTGAGGTAGATAAGCTAGCTTCTCAGATTTCACAAGATTTAAAAATGGCAATAGATGTAATCTTTACACAGATATACGAATTTAACAATTCAATTAAACCACCAAATATTATAGGAGGTAGTGCTAACGGTATAGATTACGGAGTGATGTGGAAAAGTATCGAGAGAGTAGGAATTTATGTGCCAGGTGGTGAGAAAGCATACCCGTCAACACTATTAATGGCTGGTGTTCCTGCTTTAGTTGCTGGTGTTAAGGAAATTTATGTTTCTTCTCCTCCAACTAAAATAAATTCAGCTATAGCATATATTTCTCTTAAGCTTGGAGTTAAAGAAATCTATACAATTGGTGGTGCACAAGCAATTGCTGCGATGGCATATGGAACTCAAACTGTTAAGAAAGTGGATAAGATTGTTGGCCCTGGTAATATTTATGTTCAAGCGGCAAAATATTTAGTCAGTGGTGATGTTGGTATAGATGGTATTGAAGGTCCTACTGAATTAGTTATTATAGCTGATGAAACCGCTAATCCCTCTAACATAATATTAGATTTGAAAGCTCAAGCTGAGCATGGGAAGTCAACTTTTCTAGTTTTGCTTTCCAATTCAGATAAGATTATTAACTTTGTATCTAAAGAACTTGAAGTAGATTCAAATATCTATTATGTCATCAAAGTAAATTCTATAGATGAAGCAATAGATATTGCTAATGAGATAGCACCAGAGCATTTATCTTTACAAATTTCTAATGCTAGAGAATATCTACCAAGAGTGAAAAACGCTGGAGCTGTAACTTTGGGAAATACCCCTCCAGCAATAATTGACTATTCTGCTGGTCCAAATCATATTTTACCTACAAATGGTTGGGCAAAAATTAGAGGTGGAATATCAGTTTATGATTATCTAAAGATGATAATGTATGCTTCTACGTCGAATCCAGAGAAAAAACTTGTTGAAGCTTCTAAAATTTTAGCAAAATATGAAGGTTTCGTATTTCATGCTGACAGTATTGGTGTTAGGTATGAGTAG
- the hisE gene encoding phosphoribosyl-ATP diphosphatase, with the protein MSSNVLDTLYSIILDRISNKKEGSYTVKLLEKGKPYIARKVGEEATEVIVASLSEGRERFISEVADLIYHLFVLMAVEGVKPEDVYEELKRRMK; encoded by the coding sequence ATGAGTAGTAATGTATTAGATACGCTATATTCCATTATTTTAGATAGGATAAGCAATAAGAAGGAAGGTAGTTATACTGTAAAATTGCTAGAAAAAGGTAAACCTTATATAGCTAGAAAAGTGGGTGAGGAAGCTACGGAAGTAATTGTGGCTTCATTAAGTGAAGGGAGAGAGAGATTTATTAGTGAAGTAGCAGACTTAATATATCATCTTTTCGTATTAATGGCTGTAGAAGGAGTTAAGCCAGAAGATGTTTATGAGGAGCTAAAAAGGAGGATGAAGTGA
- the hisH gene encoding imidazole glycerol phosphate synthase subunit HisH, which translates to MKATLINYGVGNLFSIKAGLERVGFNVKISFLPEGDEDVIVLPGVGAFSAVSSYLNSMKDKFNELRERGVKFLGVCLGMQVMFDEGTEGGLSKGLGWFKGKVDKIYANVKLPHIGWDKLFVNKDSCNLTEGLDGKYVYYVHSYVAYTNDYVAYSEYGIKYPAVVCNDFAVGTQFHPEKSSVTGKIFLRNFYSWVKR; encoded by the coding sequence ATGAAAGCTACTCTAATAAACTATGGTGTAGGAAACCTGTTCAGCATTAAGGCTGGTCTAGAAAGAGTTGGGTTTAATGTTAAGATTTCTTTCTTACCAGAAGGAGATGAAGATGTCATAGTATTGCCTGGTGTAGGTGCGTTTTCTGCAGTCTCTTCCTATCTAAATTCTATGAAGGATAAATTTAATGAGCTGAGAGAGAGAGGAGTAAAGTTTTTGGGCGTATGTTTAGGTATGCAAGTAATGTTTGATGAAGGAACTGAGGGGGGTTTGAGTAAAGGTTTAGGATGGTTTAAAGGTAAAGTTGATAAAATTTATGCTAACGTAAAACTTCCTCATATTGGTTGGGACAAGTTATTTGTTAATAAAGATTCTTGTAATTTGACTGAAGGCTTAGATGGTAAATATGTATATTATGTCCATAGTTATGTAGCGTATACAAATGATTACGTTGCTTATAGTGAATATGGAATTAAATACCCAGCTGTAGTATGTAATGATTTTGCTGTAGGAACTCAGTTTCATCCTGAAAAGAGCAGTGTAACTGGTAAGATATTCCTTAGAAACTTTTATTCGTGGGTTAAAAGATGA
- the hisI gene encoding phosphoribosyl-AMP cyclohydrolase, which translates to MSENEASKLIEKLWFRHTDSTIIAVLQDYKTKEVLMVGHMNREAVFKTLTTGYVHFWSLSRKKLWLKGETSGHFQLVEDFKIDCDGDAMVFLVKSVGPVCHTGNRSCFYRNFSDLI; encoded by the coding sequence CTGAGTGAGAATGAAGCCTCTAAGTTAATAGAAAAATTATGGTTTAGGCATACAGATTCTACTATAATAGCTGTTCTTCAAGATTACAAAACTAAAGAAGTTCTAATGGTTGGGCATATGAATAGAGAAGCAGTTTTTAAAACTTTGACAACTGGATATGTTCATTTTTGGTCACTAAGTAGGAAGAAGTTATGGTTAAAAGGAGAGACTAGTGGCCATTTTCAATTAGTTGAAGATTTTAAAATTGATTGTGATGGAGATGCTATGGTTTTCTTAGTCAAATCGGTTGGCCCTGTATGTCATACTGGGAATAGGAGTTGCTTCTATAGGAATTTTTCAGATTTAATTTAA
- a CDS encoding metal-sulfur cluster assembly factor: MSTQQNINKEEWKKKIMEALTQVYDPEIPVDIVNLGLIYELKISDEGDVYVRMGLTAPGCPVVDDLIYTVEQVIKETVPAKSVDVDIDLDTPWNPLKMTPEGRERFKQLYGYDIVEMWIQTYGLPEGQDQQDQKA, from the coding sequence ATGTCTACTCAGCAAAATATTAACAAAGAGGAATGGAAGAAAAAGATTATGGAAGCTTTAACGCAAGTTTATGACCCAGAAATTCCAGTGGATATTGTAAATTTAGGTCTTATTTATGAATTAAAAATTAGCGATGAAGGGGATGTTTATGTTCGTATGGGATTAACGGCTCCTGGTTGCCCTGTTGTAGATGATTTAATTTATACAGTGGAGCAAGTAATTAAAGAAACAGTTCCTGCAAAATCAGTAGATGTAGATATTGATTTAGATACACCATGGAATCCGTTAAAAATGACCCCCGAGGGAAGAGAAAGGTTCAAGCAATTATATGGTTATGATATTGTTGAGATGTGGATTCAAACATATGGATTACCAGAAGGACAAGATCAACAAGATCAGAAGGCATAA
- the serS gene encoding serine--tRNA ligase yields MSWSILELVRNNPDKLKEYIKRRFIDVSLVDRAVELDKKWRQTLQEVEKLRHEHNVISSSIPKAKPEERQELIKKAKELLKALEEKEKELDNIENERDNILMQLPNIVDDSAPIGPDETYSVPIRFWGKFKVYEKDEAEFLSQLKGNRVDYEIIHWKPVGHADMLENVLKLGDTKKAAEVAGARFYYLFDDIVWLDIALLNYAIDTMTSKGYTLVLPPYMLRGEVIKSVIDLDTFKDAIYKIENEDLYLIATAEHPIAALYFKEEIPKEKLPLKYVGISPAFRKEAGAANKDLKGIFRVHQFHKVEQFIFSSPEDSWKLHEELIRNAEEIFQGLGLPYRVINIATGDLGACAAKKYDLEVWMPAQAKFREMVSCSNCLDWQAYRMRIRYVEKGGKKGYVHTLNSTAIASTRTITAILENYQREDGVVEIPKVLKKYLEPFSRAPKDYIYPRKE; encoded by the coding sequence GTGTCTTGGAGTATATTAGAGTTAGTTAGAAATAATCCGGATAAACTTAAGGAATATATAAAAAGAAGATTTATAGATGTCTCTTTGGTTGATAGAGCTGTAGAGTTAGATAAAAAATGGAGACAAACACTACAAGAAGTAGAAAAGCTAAGGCATGAGCACAATGTTATAAGCTCCTCTATTCCTAAGGCCAAACCAGAAGAGAGACAAGAGTTGATAAAGAAAGCAAAAGAATTGTTGAAGGCATTGGAAGAAAAGGAAAAAGAGCTAGATAATATAGAGAATGAAAGAGATAACATATTAATGCAATTGCCTAATATAGTAGATGATTCTGCTCCTATAGGGCCTGATGAAACATATAGCGTTCCTATAAGATTTTGGGGAAAATTTAAAGTATATGAAAAAGATGAAGCTGAGTTTCTTAGTCAATTAAAAGGAAATAGGGTTGATTATGAAATTATACATTGGAAGCCAGTTGGACATGCAGATATGTTAGAAAATGTTCTAAAACTAGGAGATACCAAGAAAGCAGCAGAAGTAGCCGGTGCCAGATTCTACTATTTATTTGATGACATAGTTTGGTTAGATATTGCATTACTTAATTATGCAATAGACACGATGACAAGTAAAGGATATACTTTAGTACTTCCTCCATATATGTTAAGAGGGGAGGTCATAAAGAGCGTTATTGATTTAGATACATTTAAGGACGCAATTTATAAGATAGAAAATGAAGATCTTTATCTTATTGCTACCGCAGAACATCCAATAGCGGCCTTATACTTTAAGGAGGAAATACCTAAAGAGAAACTTCCATTAAAATATGTTGGTATAAGTCCTGCATTTAGGAAAGAAGCTGGAGCTGCAAATAAGGATTTGAAAGGTATATTTAGGGTTCATCAGTTTCATAAAGTGGAGCAATTTATCTTTTCATCTCCAGAAGATAGTTGGAAATTACATGAAGAATTAATAAGGAATGCAGAAGAGATATTTCAAGGATTAGGATTACCATATAGGGTCATAAATATCGCAACTGGTGACTTAGGTGCATGTGCAGCTAAAAAGTATGATTTAGAAGTATGGATGCCTGCACAAGCTAAGTTTAGAGAGATGGTAAGTTGTAGTAATTGTCTTGATTGGCAGGCATATAGAATGAGGATAAGATATGTAGAAAAGGGAGGTAAGAAAGGTTATGTACACACGTTAAATAGTACTGCTATAGCTAGTACTAGGACTATAACAGCAATCCTTGAAAATTACCAGAGAGAAGATGGTGTAGTTGAAATACCTAAAGTGCTCAAAAAATACTTAGAACCATTTAGTAGGGCTCCTAAAGATTACATATATCCTAGAAAAGAATAA
- a CDS encoding B12-binding domain-containing radical SAM protein: MTNHHGKEFLGFLATGPAVGIPETVWKWLACPKMKTDDLGRPVQAPYGMRKIEAALIDAGFKAAIIDPDHLNKHLPYAKALMFSHHDYFAFGPPSSTWWGITRREPVNYKSFMELVNRPEIRKEKERGMKILAGGPSVWQWLWREDMIEKVGVDTLVDGEGEKAVVKLAQMILDGEPLPKYVYIGADEAPSVDEIPEIKGASVNGLIEIMRGCARSCRFCSVTLRPTRYYPLEKIEKELMVNVRNGVKHGVVHSDDVLFYGAIGIYPRPEPLIKLHKLVKKYYKTIAWSHASLAAIRYSEEKYGLISKLMEIVFEDGNQSYLGVEVGIETGSARLAKEIMPAKSAPYKVEEYPETVEQAFKIMHENKIIPAGTMIVGLPEETEDDVYKTIELVDNLRPYRSILVPMFFVPMGYFKNKDWFTRIKLTEAHIELYRKVFWHDVYWGEEIIDHFYMKGPLYYPVRMTLKLFLRVAKRMMKKIESNLEYYLKK; the protein is encoded by the coding sequence ATGACGAATCATCACGGAAAAGAATTTCTAGGCTTCCTAGCTACAGGACCAGCAGTAGGAATACCAGAAACTGTTTGGAAATGGTTGGCATGTCCAAAAATGAAGACTGATGATTTAGGAAGACCAGTTCAAGCACCGTATGGAATGAGAAAAATAGAGGCTGCATTAATAGATGCTGGGTTTAAAGCTGCTATAATTGATCCGGATCATTTAAATAAACATTTACCTTATGCAAAAGCATTAATGTTCTCACATCACGATTATTTTGCATTTGGTCCTCCATCTTCTACTTGGTGGGGAATAACTAGAAGAGAGCCAGTAAATTATAAGAGTTTTATGGAATTAGTAAATAGGCCAGAGATAAGAAAAGAAAAAGAAAGAGGAATGAAGATTTTAGCTGGTGGACCATCAGTTTGGCAATGGTTATGGAGAGAAGATATGATAGAGAAAGTAGGGGTTGATACACTTGTTGATGGAGAAGGAGAGAAAGCAGTAGTAAAATTAGCTCAAATGATATTAGATGGTGAACCTTTACCCAAATATGTATATATAGGAGCTGATGAGGCTCCATCAGTAGATGAAATCCCAGAAATTAAAGGGGCTAGTGTTAATGGGTTAATAGAAATTATGAGAGGATGTGCACGTTCATGTAGATTTTGCTCCGTGACACTAAGACCTACAAGATACTATCCATTAGAAAAAATTGAGAAAGAGCTAATGGTTAACGTAAGAAATGGTGTAAAACATGGAGTTGTACACAGTGATGATGTATTATTTTATGGTGCTATAGGAATTTATCCTAGACCAGAACCACTAATAAAGTTGCATAAATTAGTAAAGAAATATTATAAAACGATAGCTTGGAGCCATGCTAGCTTAGCAGCAATAAGATATTCAGAAGAAAAGTATGGATTAATTTCGAAGCTTATGGAAATAGTGTTTGAAGATGGAAACCAAAGTTATTTAGGTGTTGAAGTAGGGATAGAAACGGGTTCAGCACGGCTTGCTAAGGAAATAATGCCAGCTAAATCAGCACCCTATAAAGTTGAAGAATATCCAGAGACTGTAGAACAAGCTTTCAAAATCATGCATGAAAATAAGATTATACCAGCTGGAACTATGATAGTTGGATTACCAGAAGAAACAGAAGATGATGTATACAAGACTATAGAGCTTGTTGATAACTTAAGACCTTATAGAAGTATATTAGTACCTATGTTCTTTGTACCTATGGGATACTTTAAGAATAAGGACTGGTTTACCAGGATTAAATTAACTGAAGCTCATATAGAACTGTACAGAAAAGTATTCTGGCACGACGTATATTGGGGAGAGGAAATAATAGATCACTTTTACATGAAAGGACCCCTATACTATCCAGTAAGAATGACATTAAAATTATTCCTCAGAGTAGCTAAAAGAATGATGAAAAAGATAGAATCAAACCTAGAATATTATTTAAAGAAATAA
- a CDS encoding HIT family protein, translated as MQVDNCIFCKIVKGEIKSQKVYEDQEIMAFLDINPVNKGHVLVIPKDHYENIFDVPKEKLGKVIEVVQKVAIALRKMGADGVNIVSNNGKAAEQHIFHLHIHVIPRYFNDGKDIDSMSKRTKYNDEKEMSEYAEKIRLFLI; from the coding sequence ATGCAAGTAGATAATTGTATATTTTGTAAAATAGTTAAAGGAGAGATAAAATCACAAAAAGTCTATGAGGACCAAGAAATAATGGCATTTTTAGATATTAATCCAGTTAATAAGGGTCATGTTCTAGTAATTCCTAAAGATCACTATGAAAATATTTTCGATGTTCCAAAAGAGAAATTAGGCAAAGTGATAGAAGTTGTACAGAAAGTTGCAATAGCGTTAAGAAAGATGGGAGCAGATGGGGTAAATATTGTATCTAACAATGGTAAAGCAGCTGAACAACATATATTTCATCTACATATCCATGTAATTCCAAGATATTTTAATGATGGAAAAGATATTGACTCCATGTCTAAAAGGACAAAATATAACGATGAAAAGGAAATGTCAGAATATGCTGAGAAGATAAGATTATTCCTCATCTGA
- a CDS encoding zf-TFIIB domain-containing protein, which translates to MKFCPKCGGVMIPTKKDGKEILRCTKCGYEMELTAKDKKEYSVKEQKDKNSRVLTTSLVSDKGERKLEEEQLEQEREEYYKEVGLELLREELSEETESDEE; encoded by the coding sequence ATGAAGTTCTGCCCTAAATGTGGAGGAGTAATGATACCGACTAAGAAGGACGGAAAAGAGATACTGAGATGTACTAAGTGCGGTTACGAGATGGAACTTACAGCCAAGGATAAAAAAGAATATAGTGTAAAAGAACAAAAGGACAAAAATAGTAGAGTACTTACCACGTCATTAGTTAGTGATAAAGGAGAGAGAAAATTAGAAGAAGAGCAATTAGAACAAGAAAGAGAAGAATATTATAAAGAAGTTGGATTAGAACTATTAAGAGAAGAATTAAGTGAAGAAACAGAGTCAGATGAGGAATAA
- a CDS encoding Lrp/AsnC family transcriptional regulator, translated as MSDKRRVEIDTVDKKLLMELLRDSRVSLRRLAEEMNVSPATLHNRLLRLMQEGVVKGFIALLDYTKLGYSLTSIIMAKVDGKHLVEFEKEISNYDNVIAVYDIVGEYDVAIVAKFRSVEDLDSFLKNLLKNPKVERTHTSIVLNVVKEDPRIRVI; from the coding sequence ATGTCGGATAAAAGACGTGTTGAAATAGATACGGTAGATAAAAAATTGCTTATGGAGTTGTTAAGAGATTCAAGAGTTAGTTTAAGAAGATTAGCAGAAGAAATGAACGTTTCTCCTGCAACATTACATAATAGACTCCTTAGGTTAATGCAGGAAGGTGTTGTAAAAGGTTTTATAGCATTATTAGACTATACTAAATTAGGCTATTCTCTCACTAGTATTATTATGGCTAAAGTAGATGGTAAACATTTGGTTGAATTTGAAAAGGAAATCTCAAATTATGATAATGTTATAGCAGTTTATGATATTGTAGGAGAATATGATGTTGCAATAGTTGCTAAGTTCAGAAGCGTAGAAGATTTAGATAGCTTTCTTAAAAACTTACTAAAGAACCCAAAAGTTGAAAGAACGCACACTAGCATTGTTTTAAATGTTGTTAAGGAGGATCCAAGAATAAGAGTAATATGA
- a CDS encoding MarC family protein, with amino-acid sequence MSSLDAIAVITVKLFAIIDPFSVLPYLLAVYEEAIKEGSDKKVSWNFIVNKITIAIIILLIIFSILGRPLLDFLGISPQALEIAGGILLVYLGVDTMGGFQQLRFVRKLEEAIITPIATPLLVGPGTMTALITLSVSYSPLILIISSLIVTFLVYLSLLTGPFIVKALGETGTVAAGRFTAIIIAAFGVQLILQGISQLKFA; translated from the coding sequence ATGAGTAGTTTAGATGCTATAGCTGTTATAACAGTAAAGTTATTTGCTATAATAGATCCTTTTTCAGTCCTTCCATATCTATTAGCAGTATATGAAGAGGCTATTAAAGAGGGATCTGATAAAAAAGTCAGTTGGAACTTTATAGTTAATAAGATAACTATAGCTATCATAATTCTTCTAATAATTTTCTCTATATTAGGAAGACCATTATTAGACTTCCTAGGAATTTCGCCTCAAGCACTTGAAATAGCTGGAGGAATTCTACTTGTATACCTTGGAGTAGATACCATGGGCGGTTTCCAGCAATTAAGATTTGTTAGAAAACTAGAAGAGGCAATTATAACACCAATTGCGACCCCACTTCTTGTAGGACCAGGAACAATGACTGCATTGATAACATTGTCGGTTAGTTATAGTCCATTAATTTTAATAATAAGTAGTTTAATAGTTACTTTTCTAGTTTACTTATCTCTACTAACTGGACCTTTCATAGTAAAAGCACTAGGTGAAACTGGTACAGTAGCTGCTGGTAGATTTACTGCAATAATTATTGCTGCATTTGGAGTTCAGCTAATACTACAAGGTATATCTCAACTAAAGTTTGCATGA
- the pyrD gene encoding dihydroorotate dehydrogenase PyrD, whose product MINLAGIQFKDPIIISSGIVTLSKIQEVCKNYLPSAITTKTLTLKPLNPHDPPTLVKFHDKCYLNAIGLGNPGIDELKKINEEECKLIVSVGGSSIDEIMEVIKRVDRGEIIELNLSSPNRKGYGESLASYVYEVVKNVKGVTNKPVFVKLGPWDNIIESAGRAISAGADGLSLINTVKGMVIDVETFKKVMHYGTGGISGKCIHPLAVRIIHDVYKEYNVDIIGMGGVFSGIDAIELMSVGAKLIGLGTVIIDEGYSSIIRIRKEMEEYLKEKGLKYSDIIGVAVKK is encoded by the coding sequence TTGATAAATCTAGCAGGTATCCAGTTTAAAGATCCTATTATCATATCTTCTGGCATAGTAACATTATCTAAAATACAAGAAGTGTGCAAAAACTACTTACCATCTGCTATAACAACTAAAACATTGACTCTTAAGCCACTTAACCCCCATGATCCACCTACACTAGTAAAATTTCATGATAAGTGTTATCTTAATGCTATCGGTCTTGGAAACCCAGGAATAGACGAACTAAAGAAAATAAATGAAGAGGAGTGCAAGCTAATTGTTAGTGTTGGTGGAAGTAGTATTGATGAGATAATGGAAGTTATAAAGAGAGTTGACAGAGGGGAGATCATTGAATTAAACTTGAGTAGCCCTAATAGGAAGGGGTATGGAGAAAGTCTAGCTTCTTACGTTTATGAGGTCGTAAAGAATGTGAAAGGAGTAACTAATAAACCCGTATTTGTTAAGTTAGGGCCTTGGGATAATATAATAGAGAGTGCTGGTCGAGCTATATCTGCTGGAGCTGACGGGCTTTCACTTATTAACACAGTAAAAGGAATGGTCATAGATGTAGAGACATTTAAGAAAGTCATGCATTATGGTACTGGAGGAATATCTGGGAAATGCATTCATCCTCTAGCCGTAAGAATTATCCATGACGTGTATAAAGAGTATAACGTTGATATTATAGGTATGGGTGGTGTCTTTTCCGGGATAGATGCTATTGAGCTAATGTCTGTTGGTGCAAAATTAATAGGGCTTGGTACTGTAATCATTGATGAAGGATATTCTAGTATTATAAGGATAAGAAAAGAAATGGAAGAATATTTAAAAGAAAAAGGATTAAAATATTCAGATATAATAGGTGTAGCAGTGAAAAAATGA
- the pyrC gene encoding dihydroorotase translates to MWIKGKAWFNNSIDTICIQIDRFIKNIKKDCKPDIEFKENQLILPASIDMHVHVRGAQLSYKETVATATSEAAYGGIGLIVDMPNTLPPVNTYERVIERIREFENYSRTDFGIYSGVTKEIEKIDTLPIAGYKIYPEDLDRTETKVLLQKSKKLKVLHPEIPLALKVPRKLRNIWMEIAALHYVQGNVHITHITNYETVKIAKELGFSTDITPHHLLVNGERDCITKVNPPIRDYLTRLGLWRALFEVDTIVSDHAPHSKDEKNLDYELCPAGIAAVSFTTPFIYSLVFKDLLNIERAVNLLSKNPAKILNIPYGEIRIGYVANFTIISKNDWKYRTKFSKVTETPLDNFPLEAKVEFTIVQGKIAFDGKNVLPIRGVNAFDKSSRYPV, encoded by the coding sequence TTGTGGATTAAGGGAAAAGCATGGTTTAATAATTCAATTGATACTATCTGTATTCAAATTGATAGATTTATAAAAAATATTAAAAAAGACTGCAAACCAGACATAGAATTTAAGGAAAACCAACTTATACTACCAGCCTCAATAGATATGCATGTCCATGTAAGAGGAGCGCAATTATCTTATAAAGAAACTGTCGCAACAGCAACTAGTGAAGCAGCATATGGAGGCATAGGACTTATTGTAGATATGCCAAATACTTTACCACCAGTTAATACTTACGAGAGAGTAATTGAAAGGATAAGAGAATTTGAAAATTATTCAAGAACTGATTTCGGAATATATTCTGGTGTAACTAAAGAAATAGAAAAAATAGATACTTTACCTATTGCTGGATACAAGATTTACCCAGAAGATTTAGACAGAACAGAGACTAAAGTGTTGTTACAAAAAAGCAAGAAATTAAAAGTACTTCACCCAGAAATACCGCTGGCATTAAAAGTACCAAGAAAGTTAAGAAATATATGGATGGAAATAGCAGCCCTTCATTATGTTCAAGGAAACGTTCATATTACACATATTACAAACTACGAAACAGTAAAAATAGCCAAAGAACTAGGTTTCTCTACTGATATTACGCCACATCATCTTCTAGTTAATGGTGAAAGAGATTGTATTACGAAAGTTAATCCTCCAATAAGAGATTATTTAACCAGGTTAGGGCTTTGGAGAGCATTATTTGAAGTTGATACAATTGTGAGTGATCATGCACCTCATTCAAAAGATGAGAAAAACCTAGATTATGAGCTGTGCCCAGCTGGTATTGCGGCTGTTTCATTTACTACTCCCTTTATCTATTCACTTGTTTTTAAGGATTTATTAAACATAGAAAGAGCCGTAAATCTACTTTCAAAAAATCCAGCTAAAATTCTTAATATACCTTATGGAGAAATAAGAATTGGGTATGTTGCTAATTTTACAATTATTAGTAAAAATGATTGGAAATATAGGACTAAATTCTCTAAAGTTACTGAAACACCTTTAGATAATTTCCCCCTAGAAGCAAAAGTTGAGTTTACTATTGTCCAAGGTAAAATAGCTTTTGATGGGAAAAATGTATTACCGATAAGAGGTGTAAACGCGTTTGATAAATCTAGCAGGTATCCAGTTTAA